Part of the Paeniglutamicibacter sulfureus genome, ACCCCATGGTTGAAATCGAAGAAAAGCCCAGCGTGGCGCCGCCGCGGCGACACGGAAAGCGGCCGCGTTCCGCAGGCCGGGGCCCCGATTCCCTCGGCGGCATCCTCGCCAAGATCATCCTGCTGGGCATCACGGATGCAGTGGCAGCCTTCATCCTCTTCCAGCTGGCACTCAGCGCCGAATGGATGATCTTCGGGATTTCCCTGCTCACCACGCTGGTGATCAACTGGATCTACCTGCGCCGTGGGGGACTGCCGGCCAAGTACCTGGCACCGGGCATCATCTTCCTGCTGGTCTTCCAGGTCTTCGTGATGATCTTCTCCACCTACATCGCCTTCACCAACTACGGCGACGGGCACAACTCGACCAAGGCCGACGCGATTGCCTCCATCCAGCTCTCGGCCTCCGAGCGCGTCCCGGATTCCCCGCAATTCCCCACCTCCGTCCTGGAAAAGGGTGGCAGCTACTTCCTGTTGGTCACCACGCCGGAGGGCGAGGCAAGAATCGGCTCGGCAGGCAAGCCCCTGGAAACAGTGACACCTTCCGCCACCGGCCCCACGGGTGCCGCGACCGGCGTGGAGGGCTACACGACCCTTGACTTCGCGACCCTGCTGGCCCACCAGCAGGAGATCACCGCCCTCACGGTGCCGATCAGCGAGAACCCCGAGGAAGGGGCGCTGAAGACCGCCGACGGCTCCACCTCCTACGTGTACACGCCCAAGCTCAAGTACGACGCGAACGCCGACACGTTCACCGACACCGCCACCGGGGCCAGCTACGCGGACAACGGCCGCGGTTCCTTCGTGGCCGAGGACGGCACTGCGCTGAACACCGGCTGGAAGGTCAATGTGGGACTGGACAACTTCCAGCGCGCGTTCACCGACCCGAATCTCCAGGGCCCGCTGCTGCAGGTGATCGCGTGGACCTTCGCCTTCGCCATCCTCTCGGTGGCGACCACGTTCGCCCTGGGACTGTTCCT contains:
- a CDS encoding ABC transporter permease subunit, with the protein product MVEIEEKPSVAPPRRHGKRPRSAGRGPDSLGGILAKIILLGITDAVAAFILFQLALSAEWMIFGISLLTTLVINWIYLRRGGLPAKYLAPGIIFLLVFQVFVMIFSTYIAFTNYGDGHNSTKADAIASIQLSASERVPDSPQFPTSVLEKGGSYFLLVTTPEGEARIGSAGKPLETVTPSATGPTGAATGVEGYTTLDFATLLAHQQEITALTVPISENPEEGALKTADGSTSYVYTPKLKYDANADTFTDTATGASYADNGRGSFVAEDGTALNTGWKVNVGLDNFQRAFTDPNLQGPLLQVIAWTFAFAILSVATTFALGLFLAITFNRADLKGQKIYRILMILPYAFPAFLSGLVWSGLLNPEFGFINNALLGGADIPWLTDPVLAKISVLMVNLWLGYPYMFLVCTGALQSLPEEVDEAARMDGASVWKIFTAIKLPLLLVSLAPLLISSFAFNFNNFNVIYMLTGGGPRFEGTTFDIGSTDILITMVYKIAFGTGTGRDYGLASALAILIFIIVAVVSALSFKKTKALEELN